In a genomic window of Halobiforma lacisalsi AJ5:
- a CDS encoding phosphate uptake regulator PhoU, with protein MSANRTPDTDDVRTPVERKVQIAGNSTFVVSLPKEWATEQGLESGSSMFLYPLEDRLVAAAGTVSCRDRSVAIDAEPIDDESVLQRARAAYLAGYDRITVENADALEPDARRTLERAIGRLVGMEIETVAADALTATSVLDVGEVSLPQTVAQARQLALEMHEDAVRAVRDDDEDLARRVIGRDDDVDRLFAFVSRGFHRGLEDVHEIDRLGTDRTAAFRQYRIARQLERVADHAERIAEVPARQSSPPEAELADRLETIGGDARRVVELALADEIEPALSARSEVRRSISELDRRLYDRGGSDAFLYGTVLRSLERTAEIGGNVARATAESTIDE; from the coding sequence ATGAGCGCGAACCGAACCCCGGACACCGACGACGTCCGAACCCCCGTCGAGCGGAAAGTACAGATCGCCGGCAACTCGACGTTCGTGGTTTCGTTGCCGAAGGAGTGGGCCACCGAACAGGGCCTCGAGTCCGGCAGTTCGATGTTCCTCTACCCGCTCGAGGACCGGCTCGTAGCCGCAGCGGGAACCGTCTCCTGCCGGGACCGGAGCGTCGCCATCGACGCCGAACCGATCGACGACGAATCGGTCCTCCAGCGTGCACGTGCGGCCTACCTGGCCGGCTACGACCGGATCACTGTCGAGAACGCGGACGCGCTCGAGCCGGACGCGCGTCGTACCCTGGAACGGGCGATCGGTCGGCTGGTCGGGATGGAGATCGAAACGGTCGCGGCCGACGCGCTCACGGCGACGAGCGTACTCGACGTCGGCGAGGTGTCGCTCCCCCAGACCGTCGCCCAGGCCCGCCAGCTCGCCCTCGAGATGCACGAGGATGCCGTCCGCGCCGTTCGAGACGACGACGAGGACCTCGCCCGACGGGTGATCGGCCGCGACGACGACGTCGACCGCCTCTTCGCGTTCGTGAGCCGGGGCTTCCACCGCGGACTCGAGGACGTCCACGAAATCGATCGCCTCGGCACGGATCGTACCGCGGCCTTCCGACAGTACCGCATCGCCCGTCAACTCGAACGGGTCGCGGACCACGCCGAACGGATCGCGGAGGTCCCGGCCCGGCAATCGTCGCCGCCCGAAGCGGAGCTGGCCGATCGCCTCGAGACGATTGGCGGCGACGCGCGACGGGTGGTCGAACTGGCCCTGGCCGACGAGATCGAACCGGCGCTTTCGGCCCGATCCGAGGTCAGGCGATCGATTTCGGAGCTCGATCGCCGGTTGTACGACCGGGGCGGCTCCGACGCATTCCTCTACGGGACCGTCCTTCGAAGCCTGGAACGGACCGCCGAAATCGGCGGTAACGTCGCTCGAGCGACGGCGGAGTCGACGATCGATGAGTAG
- the phoU gene encoding phosphate signaling complex protein PhoU encodes MSREEYQRRLERLRANVVEMSDLVCARLRTALEARERNDDELAREVIEGDDEINELYLDLEGDCIELFALQQPVAGDLRFIAASFKIITDLERIGDLATNVAGYAGSAGGTSHDRYPQIDVQHIGERTVEMVEAAVRAYADDDANATYDVAAADEEIDTLCERASEAIVRDLLETGTGAGTELGTTSGTAADADDDGSAYAYTDDTDIDTAETRTDITPDEILLEDVERLLLTIRDLERVGDHAVNIAARTLYMVENDDELIF; translated from the coding sequence ATGTCACGAGAGGAGTACCAGCGACGACTCGAACGGCTCCGTGCGAACGTAGTCGAGATGAGCGACCTCGTGTGTGCCCGCCTCCGGACCGCCCTGGAGGCCCGCGAGCGAAACGACGACGAACTCGCCCGGGAGGTGATCGAGGGCGACGACGAGATCAACGAACTGTACCTCGATCTCGAGGGCGACTGCATCGAGTTGTTCGCGCTCCAGCAGCCGGTCGCGGGCGATCTCCGCTTTATCGCCGCGTCGTTCAAGATCATCACCGATCTCGAGCGGATCGGCGACCTGGCGACGAACGTCGCGGGATACGCCGGTTCCGCCGGCGGAACGAGCCACGATCGGTACCCCCAGATCGACGTCCAGCACATCGGCGAGCGCACGGTCGAGATGGTCGAGGCGGCGGTGCGAGCGTACGCAGACGACGACGCGAACGCCACCTACGACGTCGCGGCCGCGGACGAGGAGATCGACACCCTCTGCGAGCGGGCGAGCGAAGCGATCGTTCGTGATCTCCTCGAGACTGGGACCGGAGCCGGGACCGAGTTGGGAACCACATCGGGAACCGCTGCCGATGCCGACGACGATGGAAGCGCGTACGCATACACGGACGATACCGACATCGATACCGCCGAAACCCGCACCGACATCACGCCCGACGAGATTCTCCTTGAGGACGTCGAACGGCTCCTGCTGACGATCCGCGACCTCGAGCGGGTCGGCGACCACGCAGTCAACATCGCCGCACGGACGCTGTACATGGTCGAAAACGACGACGAACTGATCTTCTGA